CGTGGGCCTGGGCGCGGGGCAGGCCGAGGAGGATGCCGGCGTCGGTCATGGCCTCGACGAGGAAGTAGAAGTAGGCGGGACCGGAGCCGGAGAGGGCGGTGGCCGCGTCCTGCTGGGTCTCCGGGACGCGCAGGGTCTTGCCGACGGCTCCGAAGATCTCCTCGGTGTGCCGCAGGTGGGCTGCGGTGGCGTGGCTGCCGGCCGAGATGACGGACATCGCCTCGTCGACGAGGGCGGGGGTGTTCGTCATGACGCGGACGACCGGGGCGCCGGGGGCGAGCCGTTCCTCGAAGAACGAGGTCGGCACGCCGGCGGCGCCGCTGACGACCAGGCGGTCGGCCGGGACGTGCGGGGCGAGCTCGTCCAGCAGCTTGCCCATGTCCTGCGGCTTGACCGTGAGGATGAGGGTGTCGGCGCGCTTGGCGGCCTCGGCGTTGGAGACGGCCTCGACCCCGTAGCGGGCGGTGAGCTCCTCGGCGCGCTCGGGCCGGCGGGCGGTGACGAGCAGCTTCGAGGCGGGCCAGCCCCCGCGGATCATGCCGCTGAGCAGGGCCTCGCCGATCTTGCCGGTACCGAGGACTGCGACTGTCTGGGTCATGCCCGATTCACCTCGCCGAACTGTGGAGCACGCGTACTGCGGAGACGTGCTCAT
Above is a window of Streptomyces subrutilus DNA encoding:
- the proC gene encoding pyrroline-5-carboxylate reductase, translating into MTQTVAVLGTGKIGEALLSGMIRGGWPASKLLVTARRPERAEELTARYGVEAVSNAEAAKRADTLILTVKPQDMGKLLDELAPHVPADRLVVSGAAGVPTSFFEERLAPGAPVVRVMTNTPALVDEAMSVISAGSHATAAHLRHTEEIFGAVGKTLRVPETQQDAATALSGSGPAYFYFLVEAMTDAGILLGLPRAQAHELIVQAAIGAAVMLRDSGEHPVKLREAVTSPAGTTINAIVELEKHGVRAALIAALEAARDRSRELATGNS